A single genomic interval of Pseudochaenichthys georgianus chromosome 3, fPseGeo1.2, whole genome shotgun sequence harbors:
- the cpne7 gene encoding copine-7, whose protein sequence is MNDVLEAISPATSLSGPATCVSKVELRVSCKGLLDRDTLNKSDPCVILMVQNNGQWTELDRTEVIKSNLHPVFAKVFSWDYYFEEVQKLRFEVYDIHGTHSIGTRDDDFLGGMECTLGQIVAQKRMVKPLLLKYGKYAGKSTITVHAEEISGNNGYVELSFCAKKLDDKDIFSKSDPFLEIYRINDDLSEQLVHRTEVIKNNLNPVWEPFKVSLISLCSCDAERKLKCLVWDYDSRGKHDFIGEFYATFRDMQNISSGNKVTWDCVNPKYKLKKRNYKNSGVVILSNLKLHRVYSFLDYIMGGCQIHFTVAIDFTASNGDPRNSCSLHYINPYQPNEYLKALIAVGEICQDYDSDKRFSALGFGARIPPNYEVSHDFAINFNPEDDECEEIQGVVEAYQNCLPKIQLYGPTNVSPIINRIAKLAAGDGNIKDASRYHILLILTDGVVTDMADTREAIVRGSYQPLSIIIVGVGNADFTDMQILDGDDGVLRSPKGESVLRDIVQFVPFRDFKTASPAALAKCVLAEVPKQVVEYYSHRAISPMCPISESLTPVLTPIATTPTE, encoded by the exons ATGAATGATGTTCTGGAGGCCATCTCCCCGGCGACCAGCCTCAGTGGTCCGGCTACCTGTGTGTCCAAAGTAGAGCTGCGTGTGTCTTGCAAAGGCCTGCTGGACCGAGACACGCTAAACAAGTCAGACCCATGTGTCATACTCATGGTGCAAAACAACGGACAGTGGACAGAG CTGGACAGGACAGAAGTGATCAAGAGCAACTTGCACCCGGTCTTTGCCAAGGTTTTCTCATGGGACTACTACTTTGAGGAGGTTCAGAAGCTACGATTTGAAGTCTATGACATCCACGGCACTCACAGCATCGGGACCCGAGATGATGACTTCCTGGGTGGGATGGAGTGTACTCTTGGCCAG ATTGTGGCCCAAAAGAGGATGGTGAAGCCTTTGTTGCTAAAGTATGGGAAATATGCCGGCAAATCTACCATCACA GTGCATGCTGAGGAAATTTCAGGCAACAACGGATACGTGGAGCTTTCCTTCTGTGCCAAGAAGCTCGATGATAAG GATATCTTCAGCAAATCTGACCCTTTTCTGGAAATATACCGAATCAATGACGATCTATCAGAACAACTCGTGCACAGAACTGAG GTGATTAAGAACAACCTGAATCCTGTCTGGGAGCCGTTCAAAGTGTCTCTCATATCTCTGTGCAGCTGTGATGCAGAACGTAAGCTCAAG TGCCTCGTGTGGGATTATGACTCCAGAGGGAAACACGACTTCATCGGCGAGTTCTATGCCACTTTCAGGGACATGCAGAACATTTCCAGTGGAAATAAG GTGACATGGGACTGTGTGAATCCTAAGTACAAACTGAAGAAGAGAAACTATAAAAATTCAGGAGTTGTCATCCTCAGTAACCTTAAG CTTCACAGAGTGTACTCCTTCTTAGATTACATCATGGGAGGATGCCAGATTCACTTTACG GTTGCCATTGACTTCACAGCCTCCAATGGAGATCCGAGGAACAGCTGCTCTTTGCACTACATCAACCCTTACCAGCCCAACGAGTACCTGAAGGCTCTGATAGCAGTGGGGGAGATCTGTCAAGACTACGACAG TGACAAAAGATTTTCAGCTTTGGGGTTTGGTGCCAGAATCCCTCCAAATTATGAG GTGTCACATGACTTTGCCATTAACTTCAACCCAGAGGATGATGAATGTGAAG AGATCCAAGGAGTGGTTGAGGCGTACCAGAACTGCCTTCCTAAGATCCAATTGTACGGCCCGACCAATGTTTCTCCCATCATTAACAGGATAGCCAAACTGGCAGCAGGCGACGGCAACATTAAAGACGCCTCT CGATACCACATCCTGCTCATCCTCACGGATGGTGTAGTGACGGACATGGCAGACACACGTGAAGCGATTGTGCGAGGCTCCTACCAGCCTCTCTCCATAATTATTGTTGGAGTGGGCAATGCAGACTTCACAGACATGCAGATTTTGGATGGAGATGATGGAGTCCTACGTTCACCCAAGGGCGAGTCAGTCCTCAGGGACATTGTGCAGTTTGTGCCCTTCAGAGACTTCAAAACG GCTTCCCCTGCAGCCCTGGCCAAATGTGTTCTTGCAGAGGTGCCCAAGCAAGTAGTGGAGTACTACAGCCATAGGGCCATCTCCCCAATGTGTCCAATTAGTGAGTCGCTGACCCCCGTCCTCACCCCTATTGCCACCACCCCAACAGAATAA